The following proteins are co-located in the Acinetobacter shaoyimingii genome:
- the trmA gene encoding tRNA (uridine(54)-C5)-methyltransferase TrmA, whose amino-acid sequence MTSSYQQQLDAKIERIRDQFAEYQPPALEVFASPEQNFRMRAEFRIWHTENDMFYAMFERSEDGQHKTVVRIDDFPIADKSINDLMPVLLNELKADALLSNRLFEVHFLSTLKGEMLVSLIYRSALNTDWEHKAKTLAEKLNIKIIGRSRGQKVVLSDEYVVEELQVFDRTFQYKQIESSFTQPNAQVCQKMLEWACNAAEHTDKDLLELYCGNGNFTLPLSLKFNRVLATELAKSSVYAAQWNIEKNKIDNIQVARLSAEEFTQAYNGEREFKRLKEADIDIQSYDFDTVFVDPPRAGIDDDTLKLLQSFKRIIYISCNPDTLYDNLKTLSQTHKIQKFAMFDQFPYTHHVESGVLLEKI is encoded by the coding sequence ATGACTTCTTCTTACCAACAACAGCTTGATGCGAAAATTGAACGTATTCGTGATCAGTTTGCAGAATATCAACCACCCGCATTAGAAGTATTTGCTTCACCAGAACAAAATTTCCGTATGCGTGCTGAATTTCGTATTTGGCATACCGAAAATGATATGTTCTATGCCATGTTTGAACGTAGTGAGGATGGTCAACATAAAACTGTTGTTCGCATTGATGATTTCCCCATTGCAGACAAAAGCATTAATGACTTAATGCCTGTACTTTTAAATGAATTAAAAGCAGATGCGTTGTTATCCAATCGACTTTTTGAAGTTCACTTTTTAAGTACTTTAAAAGGTGAAATGCTGGTTTCACTGATTTATCGCAGTGCATTAAATACAGACTGGGAACATAAAGCCAAAACACTAGCTGAAAAACTCAATATTAAAATCATTGGTCGCAGTCGCGGTCAAAAAGTTGTATTGAGCGATGAATATGTGGTTGAAGAACTCCAAGTTTTTGATCGCACGTTTCAATATAAACAAATTGAAAGTAGTTTCACTCAACCGAATGCACAAGTCTGCCAAAAGATGCTGGAATGGGCTTGCAATGCTGCTGAACATACAGATAAAGACTTACTCGAACTGTATTGTGGTAATGGTAACTTCACCCTACCATTGTCATTAAAATTTAATCGTGTTCTGGCGACAGAATTGGCAAAATCATCTGTATATGCTGCTCAGTGGAACATTGAAAAGAATAAAATCGACAATATTCAAGTGGCTCGATTATCTGCAGAAGAATTTACTCAAGCCTATAATGGCGAAAGAGAATTTAAACGTTTAAAAGAAGCGGACATTGATATTCAAAGTTATGACTTTGATACTGTATTTGTCGATCCACCACGTGCAGGCATTGATGACGATACTTTAAAACTTCTACAAAGTTTCAAACGTATTATTTACATTTCATGTAATCCTGACACACTGTATGACAATTTAAAAACTTTAAGCCAAACTCATAAAATTCAGAAGTTCGCAATGTTTGATCAATTTCCATATACCCATCATGTAGAATCTGGCGTATTACTGGAAAAAATTTAA